A stretch of DNA from Mus musculus strain 129S6/SvEvTac chromosome 11 genomic contig, GRCm38.p6 alternate locus group 129S6/SvEvTac 129S6/SVEVTAC_MMCHR11_CTG1:
cacacaccctttcTGCGGACCATCTGTCTTTTGATACTGTGAATATGCTTTGGAGGATATGTGTCCTCTGACTGGGGGTCAAAAATGCAGGGCAGATTCCTTCACATGAGATTAATGGGGGCAAAGAGAAAACACTCAATTCTCAGTCCTGTAAAAGAAACAGGTTTCTTTTATTAAAGCAACATGTACAGCCTTGAGGTGTGTGTGCAGAGAAGTAGGCATCTCTTAAGAACTATGATGTCAGCTTAAACTCTAACTAAGCATGCAAGAATGGATTAATGTCCCATGCCTTTCAGTGATCTATGCAGCACTGGTGCAGGGCATGCAGGCCACCTCAGCTTTCCTGAATGCCAAAGAGACTAGGGGATGGAAATTGGTAGAGAAATTGGTTTTATTTACACTTGGACCACACCTGAGATAGaatcctcctttctctgtctttcctgtAACATGCTACAGAGGCAAGAGATATGCATGTGCTATTTAGCTGTGAGGTGGGTCGACCAATCTTCTCCCAGCAGGATTTGAACCTGGACCCTGGGCCTTATCCAATTCTTGTTCTAGCTGGCAAgaagactcagtgggtaaagggacttgctgccaagcctgatgacctgcatCTGATCCCCCACGCTCACATGATGgagggagaaaactgactcctaaaagttgtccttGTACCTGCAAAGGtgagctaacacacacacacacacacacacacacacacacacacacacacaaatgtaatgaaaacaaaactttaattaggattccatttttctttaagCAATATTTCCTATGTACTTTGGAAGTAAAACAAGCAGCATGCTGTCTAGGCAGCAGGCCCAGAGAGAGGTCTTATGAGCCGCTGGTTTCACTGATAACCTATTGTCTCCTACACCATTCTCTATTCAGAGATCCAAAACTcactaaaaataacaaaaggacAGAATGTGTCCCGTGGGTCCCAAGCAAAGCATGGTTCATTTGCTCCAGATGTGGTGCAGTGCTTCAGCTGCTCACTGAAGTTCCCTCTGCCGGGAACGGTGCTCTAGATGGGTTGTGTCAGTCTTGATAAACTTTAATGGTTTACATAGATTTCTCTATATTTTGCAGTAGATTATGAaatgcataatatatatgtatacacacacacatatataaagtttatacatttgtaaaaaatatttaaagatatttctagGTAACACCAGTCTGTCCTTGAATTAccaaattttcaaaaatttctaggaaaaaaaacccagcaaatttattttcaaatacatcTGTGTGTGAGCCAACCCACGTGGGCTCACATGGGTGATGTCCACATTTCCCATCTGCTGTGCTGGATGTGTTTGAATACTCTGGGTTGATTATGCAGGGCTGGATGCTGGGCATGTTCAAATGCTCTGGGTTGATTATGCAGGGCTGGATTTTGTGCTCTTGCCTTTGGACAGGAGCTTGGGATTGTGAGTCTGGAGAGAATCAAAATCTGGACCACAGCACAATTCATCTTTTGCTTCATGGAATTAGAGGCAAGACGAGAGCAAGTGAAGCAGAAACAAAGCATCACTTGCTAGGTTCAAAGACAACCCTGTGCAGTTTCTCTGCATGACAGCTGACTTGCCATATACATGACTCAGTTTGTTTATCTGTCAGAGTTACTACATGGTTGTTGGAACTAAACAAGTAATAAATAATTGAAGTTCTGTCCTCTCCCATCACTGTCAGTATTGATGTCTTCCTCAGGTGCAGTAGAGATGGGAGCAACCAACGACAGCACCTTCAGCCATTTCATCCTTACTGGCTTCTCTGACCGGCCTGAGCTGGAGAGGGTCCTCTTCGCCATCCTCCTGCCCGCCTACCTCCTGACCCTGCTGGGCAACAGCACCATCATCCTGGTGTCCAGGCTGGACCCGCACCTGcacacccccatgtacttctTTCTCACACACCTGTCCTTCCTGGACCTCAGCTTCACCAGTAGCTCCATCCCACAGCTACTCTATAACCTCAGCGGGCCGGACAAGACCATCAGCTATGTGggctgtgctctgcagctggtCCTGTTCCTGGGCTTGGGGGGTGTGGAGTGCCTGCTGCTGGCTGTCATGGCCTATGACCGATTTGTGGCGATCTGCAAACCTCTGCACTACATGGTCATCATGAGCCCCAGGCTCTGCGTGGGCCTGGTCTCAGTGGCCTGGAGCTGCGGTGTGGCCAACTCCTTGGCTATGTCTCCAGCAACTCTCAGCCTACCCCGCTGTGGGCACCGCAGGGTGGATCACTTCCTCTGCGAGATGCCAGCTCTCATCAGGATGGCCTGTGTCAACACAGCTGTCGTTGAAGGCATTGCCTTCATCCTGGCAATAGGCATCGTGCTGTCGCCCCTGGTGTTCATCTTGGTCTCCTATGGTTACATTGTAAGAGCGGTGTTGCGAATCAGCTCAGCTGTGGGGCGGCAGAAAGCGTTTAATACGTGTGGCTCGCACCTCACCGTGGTCTCGCTTTTCTATGGAAATATCATCTACATGTACATGCAGCCCGGGCACAGCTCCTCCCAGGACCAGGGCAAGTTCCTCACCCTCTTCTACAACATTGTCACCCCTCTCCTCAACCCTCTGATCTACACGCTCAGGAACAAGGAGGTGAAGGGGGCGCTCAGAAGGCTGCTCCTGGGTAGCCGAGAGACAGGGAAAGTGAGGGCTGGTTCCAGACGGACCAGAGGGAAGCTGTCCTGGTGAGGATGGCACTGAATACTGAGAGAACTTTGCAGGCTCTCAGGCAAACATTTAATGAGAAAGAAAGTGGGCAGAGAAAATGTTCCGCAGTGATTTGGGGGAAATTCTGACTATTCAACCACAGAGGAAAACACAGGCACGTTACTGGATTCACAAAGGGTTCTGAGATTTGGTAGTCATGAAGATGGTGTGTGTTCTAACTTTCTTCCTTGTGGTTAAAGCAGACGTTTCCATGTTAGATGCAGATCTGATGGTTTGTCCCTAGGCTGGTGCAGTGTTATCCTGTACATGCTGAGATGTGATCTCCTGGTAAGGTAAGGGGCCAACAGGTGCCTCCTGTGCACTTTTTACATTAGGGACATTAGGGGAGAGTGACTGTGGGTAGCTGGTCTTACAGGTAAGGCATAAGCATCATGCTCTCTTGTCCCCATGTCCCCACATAAGTCCCTTTGATATCAGGGGTATGGAGGGCAGGCATCCCTGGTCTGGATGTCACTCCACATGAGGGCTTGGGTAGCACTGCAGTACTGCATCTGATCTACTCTAATGGACAGCTCTCCACTGACTTGCGTCCTCTGGAGTTTCTATAATCCTGTGTAAGGTCCCAAACTATGTGCTTTGTGAATGACCTGAACATTACATGTTTCCCTACCATTCTATCCCATGATGAGCCACCAATCAATAAAGAGTATTTTCACTCATCTCCCTTGTCAGCATGACTAGATTTAGAAACCAGGAGACCAAGGGACACCTCAAAGTGGGTCAGAGAGGGCGTTTGTAGAGCACGAACTCAGGGGGAAGGCCCACCCTGAGTATGTCTCTGTGCCCCAGATGATTAACAAGACTAAGacagaagaaacaagcaggaagcCACATACATCTCCCTGCAGTTTCCAGGCTGCCCTGAGGTGAGAAGCCCCTCGGCTGGCCACGCCTTCTTGACAAGATGGACAGAACCATCAGAACCATCGGAACCCCTGAGCCTCTGGGCGTTACTTCTTCATCAAAGCTTAGTGACTTAGTCACAGTAATGAAGCAGTAACTGATGTTACAGCAAAGCTAATGAATGGAACAGCAGGGTAAGTTCTCACCAGCGTGTAACCTGGTCCCAGGTAGGACACAACTTCTCTTAAAAATGcatttcatttgcttgttttaaattgctttttgatcacttttatttagtgtgtgtgtgtgtatcaagagGCTTGGCaggaagcacctttacccactgggccatcttgacaaccctgtttttaatttcttttttaaaaaatattttattttatttattagaaacAAATCTGAAACAGCTTACTAATCattgacttctttttaaaatgtttttattaggtatttccctcacttacatttccaatgctacccaaaaagtccctcatacccaccccccactcccctatgcacccactcccactttttggccctggcgtttccctgtactcgagcatataaagtttgcaagtccaatgggcctctctttgcagtgatggccaactaggccatcttttgatacatatgcagctagagacaagagctccggggtactggttagttcatattgttgttccacctataggtttgcagttccctttagctccttgggtactttctctatctcctccattgggggccctgtgatccatccaatagctgactgtgagcatccacttctgtgtttgctaggccccggcatagtctcacaagagagagctatatctgggtcctttcagcaaaatcttgttagtgtatgcaatggtttcagcctttggaagctgattatgggatggatccatggatatggcaatcactagatggtccatcctttcgtcacagctccaaattttgtctctgtaactccttccatgggtgttttgttcccatttctaagaaggggcaaagtgtccacactttggtctttgttcttcttgaatttcatgcgtttagcaaattgtatcttatatcttgggtatcctaggtttggggctagtatccacttatcagtgagtacatattgtgtgagttcctttgtgaatgtgttacctcactcaggatgatggcctccaggtccatccatttgcctaggaatttcataaattcattctttttaatagctgagtagtactccactgtgtaaatgtaccacattttctgtatccattcctctgttgaggggcatctgggttctttccagcttctggctattataaataaggctgctatgaacatagtggagcatgtgttcttattaccggttgggacatcttctggatatatgcccaggagaggtattgcgggatcctctggtagtactatgtccaattttctgaggaaccgccagactgacttccagagtagttgtacaagtttgcaatcccaccaacaatggaggagtgttcctctttctccacatcctcgacagtatctgctgtcacctgaatttttgatcttagccattctgactcaccggtgtgaggtggaatctcagggttgttttgatttgcatttccctgatgattaaggatgttgaacatttttttcaggtgcttctttttttttttttttaaagatttatttatttattatatgtaagtacactgtagctgtcttcagacactccagaagagggagtcagatctcgttacagatggttgtgagccaccatgtggttgctgggatttgaactctggacctttggaagaaaggtcaggtgctcttacccactgagccatctcaccagccctcaggtGCTTCTTAATGACATGCTAGGTGCTTTATTCATATGAACAAAGTGTCTCTTCATGACCACTGTTCAGCATTGACTTCTGTAGTCTGGTGTTTTATGTTTCCAATATTTCCACCAAAGCATTTTGTGGAATCACATTGGTTCTGTCCTTAAACCCCAGCCTTTGACTTGACCCAGCCCAGCCCACGTCTGCCATAAGGTTCTGGATAAACGCTGACCTATGATAACCACATGGGGGAGTGGCACTGAGCTTCACTGTGACTTAGGCTTGCTTTCATCTTGTGAGGAAGCCTCCATGTGTGGTAAGTCTCTGCCGGACTCTCCTATTGGTAAATCTCAGCATTTGTTTGTGGCGGACCTAACTACAGTGATGCCCATGCTGGACTCAGAGCTGAAGACAAAACCCGGACAGAATCTGCCCCTAACCCAAGATGTATAAGGACTTGCCTCATTGTAGACAGCTGTGATTCTATTGCCAAAACTCCAAGACGAAAGCAGGggagaatcctttttttttccttccaggaaAACCATGCAGCCTTTCTTCCAGGACAAAGGTGAGAACATATGGGGAGGTATCCACTGTGATGCCTACTCTGCCGAGCTCCTCACCTCGAGCCCTTGCGGTGTGTGGGCACACAGTCCTCCAGATCTCTAGTCATGGCTGAACCTCCTGGGAGCAGGGGACACAGGCTCATCTCTCAGCAGACTCTCTACTCTAATTGGAATCTTCTTGGGCTACCCTTGAGCAAAGGAAGTATACAAAAGAAACATAAGCTCCCCTGGCTTCTAAATAATAGGTTTTGTCTGGTATAACTTGGAACAGCCAATCAGGACAATGAGAACAAGGACGGTCAGCAGCTACTTCCTCCTGTGTGGTTGATGAAGGAGAAAGCACCAGTTTGGgaatattttgtttacttttgaaaGCAACCAAGTGTTTGAGAAACGCATCTTGTCAGACTCAGCTTtaattgtcagtttgacacagcCTAAAGGCATCTGAGAAGAGAGCATGGACTGGCAGGTTGACTAGGTCTGAGTGGCCTGTGGGCGTGTCTGTGAGGGATTGCCTTGATTTTAATTGGTTCAGGAGGACCCAGCCTACTGagggcagcaccattccttggAGAAATGGATCTGGGCTATGTAAGGAAGAAGCTAAGCCTGAGCCTGGGAGTGAGCCAGGCAGTGGCTTTCCTTCCTGGAGTCTACATCCAGTTTCTacttgggttcctgccctgacttcccacaATGATTGACTGTGACTTGCAAAAATAAGCCAATGAACCCTTTtgttcccaagttgcttttgtgtCAGAGTGTTTTAGCTCAGACACAGAATAAAACTAGAGCAAGTCTAGACTGAAATGGTCAATTGTTCCTAAACCTCACCCTTCCATCTGTGTGGACTTGACTTTCATTCCTCAGAGATTATGGGCTGGGCtagggatatggctcagttgCTGGAGTGTTCGTCTAATGTGCGCAAAGCCCttaggcagtgtgtgtgtgtgtgtgtgtgtgtgtgtgtgtgtgtgtgtgtgtgtttctgtgtgtgtgtgtgtgtgtgtgtgtgtgtgtgtgtaaatgtgtaactccagcacttgggaggtaaattCAGGGGAGGATCAAAGTTCAAGCTCATCTCCTGACTATGTAGCACATTCAAAGTTACCTCCACAA
This window harbors:
- the Olfr317 gene encoding olfactory receptor 317 (The RefSeq protein has 5 substitutions compared to this genomic sequence) translates to MGATNDSTFSHFILTGFSDRPELERVLFAILLPAYLLTLLGNSTIILVSRLDPHLHTPMYFFLTHLSFLDLSFTSSSIPQLLYNLSGPDKTISYVGCALQLVLFLGLGGVECLLLAVMAYDRFVAICKPLHYMVIMSPRLCVGLVSVAWSCGVANSLAMSPATLSLPRCGHHRVDHFLCEMPALIRMACVNTAVVEGIAFILAIGIVLSPLVFILVSYGYIVRAVLRISSAAGRQKAFNTCGSHLTVVSLFYGNIIYMYMQPGNSSSQDQGKFLTLFYNIVTPLLNPLIYTLRNKEVKGALRRLLLGSRETGKVRASSRWTRGKLSW